Proteins encoded together in one Oreochromis aureus strain Israel breed Guangdong linkage group 23, ZZ_aureus, whole genome shotgun sequence window:
- the LOC116334406 gene encoding complement C1q-like protein 2 → MVLLVLAIAVPLLLIRSSKTTAHYYEMMGTCRMVCDPYSPKPGGATAMEVIQNLNGAAPLPPMAQGSRGEPGRPGKPGPRGPPGEPGPPGPRGPPGERGDVKLSFPALTGAAGGDNGETEGANATASGFRIAFYVGLKNPHEGYEVLKFDDVITNLGNHYDPSTGKFTCHVSGIYFFTYHVLMRGGDGTSMWADLCKNGQVRASAIAQDADQNYDYASNSAVLHLDSGDEVYVKLDGGKAHGGNNNKYSTFSGFILYPD, encoded by the exons ATGGTTTTGTTAGTTCTCGCCATCGCTGTCCCATTACTGCTGATCCGCAGCTCTAAAACCACTGCTCATTACTATGAGATGATGGGCACCTGCCGGATGGTTTGCGACCCGTACAGTCCCAAACCGGGAGGCGCCACGGCCATGGAGGTGATCCAGAACCTGAACGGGGCGGCTCCGCTGCCGCCGATGGCGCAAGGGAGCCGCGGGGAGCCAGGGCGCCCGGGTAAACCGGGACCCAGGGGCCCACCGGGCGAACCGGGACCCCCTGGTCCCAGGGGCCCACCGGGAGAGCGCGGCGACGTAAAACTATCCTTCCCTGCGCTGACCGGAGCTGCGGGGGGTGACAACGGCGAGACAGAGGGGGCGAACGCCACTGCGAGCGGTTTCAGGATCGCTTTCTACGTCGGTCTGAAAAATCCGCACGAAGGATATGAGGTGTTAAAGTTTGACGACGTGATTACAAACTTGGGGAACCACTACGATCCGAGCACCGGGAAGTTCACCTGCCATGTGTCCGGGATCTATTTCTTCACTTATCATGTGCTGATGCGGGGAGGAGACGGGACGAGCATGTGGGCCGACCTGTGCAAGAACGGGCAG GTTCGAGCCAGTGCCATAGCTCAGGATGCAGACCAGAACTATGACTACGCCAGCAACAGTGCCGTGCTGCATTTGGACTCTGGAGACGAGGTCTACGTCAAGCTCGACGGCGGCAAAGCTCATGGaggaaataataacaaatacagCACGTTCTCTGGTTTTATCTTATACCCCGACTAA